A stretch of the Panicum virgatum strain AP13 chromosome 9N, P.virgatum_v5, whole genome shotgun sequence genome encodes the following:
- the LOC120691068 gene encoding uncharacterized protein LOC120691068, with protein METAAATARPGAGRKRRRSRSPPRDGEGPSGLKCPRLRLEGDDGAKGAWEHLDLVLSLQGKELSLERKIELVVEFLTTLPNNSSHGHNVHNIQLSRLVSFIGNWVQSILNFSENSKRMLQPFDLALDSRCWVILRVCIEKKPSISISLNLLKSLSRVARHGSGRVDSNTSADNESIELFKRVFDCMSLLFSSNTRAFFNAGVDLWASCVIEVINLAQKVSANEENFCPVLQKLVNCLLGQFSSFLRFYANPKNIFHAFVDKILEPLLELLVLLNSRANSNKHKHARTMLKIVEDVLSNGLFHPQHLSGYFGLRSLNKSSAAKDIKGSYHRHLFQRFKGIKTENKAVLLAGFGYLLQLFVSRARNQRTTLVSSGTTLSRLQKGSEGSEEPQQHRESLFEVFIQFMEPMVLECKLYSQKEFSKLGVTRLVEVHCMLKSINVMLTTLTEEKIYVPTEDTSEGSYFNFLQDIYTVLISISEKIYEFWVSALHLEDVGIKKIVPLMFSEIIAAVGNFLEIEYKVLGDDLTKLWLMIFALSAINASSKDIKPCFLLASKISSISAQVICTFSELRQVSRSIFKLCDAVRAFRAGGPDALRGSFSVASLSSQECLESLTTLLSSEPLMGAIRTSIKSMPQGQSSRCIEDLTSDLTETLNWMTGCSFEDDLRKLGEPSIARKSVFCQKAELLGRHLSEVYTTVLDSITVTASNSTLVGKSIERLVNAVQPNFSHLVRNESKNSSGFISSIMEKCISKKQHASLQKIPSFSWICAFFFRLYISCRGLYQQCICLMPPDVATEATKLVGNPFIVCSGKEWTNPANILGKGYFALIVENSNSLLDVIESLSQSLSRNCASFAPLAYTFHVMALQRLNDLNKQTKAFQFLLENDAWQLDKEDIRNTQLLEESCSLEAAKLASFMMSYVKLLCSGEYGPLGCYKVSGSWDLSLCSLDEGSFPIATWRLLCENIDIWSSHASKKDLKNFFSNLIRFSFVQKGSTRDKENNDTQSSFREMTLHSISVGVLCDTIIYDQKVLLKNLASSFCHALKKSLSFFNYPDEDNVLLDSSPNLMETMSNLENGKLIGTDSGAMHVHCKNKQWICEDLLEFFSAVPGFHANSKSTARLINYILHLERMLLLKLLGLRCESCNPMKLLHLFICCRRVMINLILKIGKEHLESKQYLAFSEIFGNSYSLVWFLRSAEKIVGSSDRIFDECNDEVHSMMFSLLDKTSELFSTLASVNLSFCLLYYKKQIKLSLIGSPIEIEASEHDGQTFDIQENSALECVKSMAELLQKSTTGIPVITVKDSKCVIKLENCRTAVCWKRLSCIMSCICGFLSGINSALEGAFKNHPVATSEEKKMLLQYCSRFSHHIAKLETFVDICLHVLFMDNKGSGSIDLISVRLPQELDCENGFLNIDAVMDGRTKCGSRGLDISKLQYMENILLENLLKGEYPLTAFTLREVYNVSAAIVKLHGNLSFPSDVSRQTCSPVQQLSLGTMLGTAFFTLQKVADMSSWPHKFCLVWIDGVLRYLEVLGSACTLPELNISIELYTQIVNALLRAIGKCILLQGKSATLPTHEVGSSTKTLQLQNASGYAFPRDLIYRQNRLNSLKSRLRMLLGKFVNIASNTHLNATLQVIERALVGVNLYSHSIYEVCTGNPDGGTVSSDVAAGIDCLYLVLDFVPGNKRVFKRTVPGLVGALFNIVLHLQSPLIFYIQKMPPHCSEFHPDAGAVVLMCVEVITSFVGRHSFQIDASHVSQCLHVPMTLFKGFKGLLACRSISRSSAKYCTESVEQHADHDEYILDRQFSVDIYAACCKLLCTTLRHQQREIGRCVPLLQDSASILLSCLESTDSKMVNMAGCFAWNMEEALKCASFFRRIYEEMRQQREIIGKHAMHFLAGYISMFSGQGPFQTGITREIDEALRPGVYSLIDICEESDFQQLHTYLGEGPCRTTLADLVHDYKLHFQYQGKI; from the exons AAAGATTGAGCTAGTGGTTGAATTTTTAACCACACTGCCAAATAATTCAAGCCATGGCCATAATGTCCACAACATTCAGCTATCACGTCTGGTGTCATTTATTGGAAACTGGGTGCAGTCTATCTTAAATTTCTCTGAGAATAGTAAAAGGATGTTACAGCCTTTTGATCTGGCATTGGATAGTAGATGCTGGGTAATTTTGAGAGTTTGTATTGAAAAGAAGCCATCCATTTCAATATCTCTGAACCTACTTAAATCACTTAGTCGTGTTGCAAGGCATGGTTCTGGCAGAGTTGATAGCAACACGTCTGCTGACAATGAATCTATTGAGCTCTTCAAACGAGTTTTTGACTGTATGTCATTGCTTTTCTCCTCCAATACAAGAGCCTTTTTCAATGCAGGTGTGGATTTATGGGCATCCTGTGTCATCGAGGTTATCAATCTTGCCCAAAAGGTTTCAGCTAATGAAGAGAATTTCTGCCCTGTTCTTCAGAAGCTTGTAAATTGCCTCCTTGGGCAATTCTCAAGCTTCCTGAGATTTTATGCAAATCCGAAGAATATTTTCCATGCCTTTGTTGATAAGATTCTTGAACCATTGTTGGAGCTGTTAGTTTTACTTAATTCACGAGCAAATTCCAACAAGCACAAGCACGCAAGAACCATGTTGAAAATTGTTGAAGATGTTTTGTCAAATGGACTGTTTCATCCCCAACATCTTAGTGGGTATTTTGGTCTCAGGAGTTTGAACAAATCTTCTGCAGCCAAGGATATTAAAGGAAGCTATCATAGACATTTATTTCAGCGATTCAAAGGAATAAAAACAGAAAACAAGGCTGTATTGCTGGCTGGGTTTGGTTACTTGCTTCAATTGTTTGTTAGCAGAGCTAGAAATCAAAGAACAACTCTGGTATCGAGTGGGACAACTTTGAGTAGGCTGCAAAAAGGCAGTGAGGGTTCTGAAGAACCACAACAACATAGAGAATCACTTTTTGAAGTGTTTATTCAGTTTATGGAACCCATGGTGTTAGAGTGTAAATTGTATTCCCAAAAAGAATTTTCTAAGTTAGGGGTGACAAGGCTAGTAGAAGTTCACTGCATGCTGAAGTCCATTAATGTGATGTTGACAACACTTACTGAAGAGAAGATATATGTTCCTACAGAGGACACATCGGAAGGATCTTACTTCAACTTCTTGCAAGATATTTACACTGTCTTGATCTCAATATCTGAAAAGATTTACGAATTCTGGGTGTCAGCTCTGCATCTAGAAGATGTAGGCATTAAGAAGATAGTACCTTTAATGTTTTCGGAGATTATTGCTGCAGTTGGTAATTTTCTAGAAATTGAGTACAAAGTACTTGGGGATGACCTTACGAAGTTGTGGTTAATGATTTTTGCTTTATCTGCTATTAATGCATCTTCTAAGGACATCAAACCCTGTTTCCTGCTAGCTTCAAAGATTTCAAGCATTTCAGCCCAAGTGATTTGCACGTTCAGTGAGCTTCGCCAG GTTTCCCGATCGATTTTCAAGCTGTGCGATGCTGTGAGAGCATTCAGAGCTGGTGGCCCTGATGCACTACGGGGCTCATTTTCAGTGGCTTCTTTATCGTCCCAGGAATGTTTGGAATCATTGACAACATTGTTGAGTTCTGAACCATTGATGGGTGCTATTCGTACTTCAATAAAGTCGATGCCGCAAGGGCAGTCTAGTCGATGCATAGAGGACCTTACATCAGATCTCACAGAAACACTGAACTGGATGACAGGTTGCAGTTTTGAAGATGATTTAAGAAAACTGGGAGAACCCTCCATTGCCAGGAAGTCTGTTTTTTGCCAGAAAGCTGAACTTCTTGGCAGGCACTTATCTGAAGTATACACTACTGTTCTTGACTCAATAACTGTCACAGCTTCAAATAGTACACTGGTAGGAAAATCTATTGAAAGGTTAGTCAATGCAGTCCAACCGAACTTCAGTCATTTGGTCAGAAATGAATCAAAAAATTCAAGTGGATTCATTTCCTCAATCATGGAAAAATGTATATCTAAAAAACAACATGCCAGCTTGCAGAAGATCCCAAGTTTTTCCTGGATCTGTGCTTTTTTCTTTCGCCTATATATATCGTGTAGAGGTTTGTATCAGCAATGTATTTGCCTCATGCCTCCAGATGTAGCCACAGAAGCAACAAAATTAGTGGGGAATCCGTTCATTGTGTGCTCAGGAAAGGAATGGACCAATCCAGCCAATATTCTCGGGAAGGGTTATTTTGCGTTGATTGTCGAAAATTCAAACTCCCTTTTGGATGTTATTGAGAGTTTATCACAGTCTCTTTCAAGAAATTGTGCTTCTTTTGCTCCACTTGCTTACACCTTTCATGTGATGGCTCTGCAGAGGCTCAATGACCTTAACAAGCAGACTAAGGCTTTTCAGTTTTTGCTTGAAAATGATGCTTGGCAACTAGATAAGGAGGATATTAGGAACACTCAACTATTAGAGGAATCTTGCAGCCTCGAGGCTGCTAAATTGGCGAGTTTTATGATGAGTTATGTGAAGCTGTTATGTTCAGGAGAATATGGTCCTCTTGGGTGTTATAAAGTTAGTGGTTCCTGGGATTTGAGTCTATGTTCCTTAGATGAAGGTTCTTTTCCTATAGCAACTTGGCGGCTTCTGTGTGAAAACATTGATATTTGGAGCTCTCATGCTTCTAAGAAGGATTTAAAGAACTTCTTCTCTAATCTGATAAGGTTTTCTTTTGTTCAAAAGGGATCCACCAGAGATAAGGAGAACAATGATACTCAATCTTCATTCAGAGAAATGACTTTGCATAGTATTTCTGTGGGGGTCCTTTGTGATACAATTATTTATGATCAAAAG GTGCTTTTGAAGAATTTGGCATCAAGTTTTTGCCATGCTTTGAAGAAATCGTTATCTTTTTTCAACTACCCTGATGAAGATAATGTCCTTTTGGACTCTTCCCCTAATTTAATGGAGACAATGAGTAACCTGGAAAATGGGAAGTTGATTGGTACAGATTCTGGTGCTATGCATGTCCACTGCAAAAACAAACAGTGGATATGCGAGGATTTACTTGAATTTTTTAGTGCTGTACCTGGATTTCATGCAAACTCCAAGTCAACCGCACGGCTTATAAACTACATTCTCCATCTTGAAAG AATGCTGCTACTGAAATTGCTAGGTCTTCGTTGTGAATCCTGCAATCCCATGAAGTTACTGCATTTGTTTATATGTTGTCGTAGGGTTATGATAAATCTCATATTGAAAATCGGGAAAGAGCACCTGGAGTCAAAGCAATACTTGGCCTTTTCAGAAATTTTTGGTAACTCGTATTCTCTTGTTTGGTTTTTGCGATCTGCTGAGAAAATTGTTGGTTCGTCAGATAGAATATTTGATGAGTGTAATGATGAGGTGCATAGTATGATGTTCTCCTTGTTAGACAAGACATCAGAATTATTTTCTACACTAGCTAGTGTGAATTTATCATTTTGCTTGTTGTATTACaagaaacaaattaaattgtcCCTGATTGGTAGCCCTATTGAAATCGAGGCTTCAGAACATGATGGCCAGACATTTGATATACAAGAAAATTCCGCCTTGGAGTGTGTCAAAAGCATGGCTGAACTGTTACAGAAGAGTACAACCGGAATACCTGTTATTACAGTAAAGGACAGCAAGTGTGTTATCAAACTAGAAAACTGCCGTACTGCTGTATGCTGGAAAAGATTGTCTTGCATCATGTCTTGCATTTGTGGATTCTTGTCGGGGATCAATTCGGCATTAGAGGGTGCATTCAAAAATCACCCAGTAGCAACCtcagaggaaaagaaaatgttgcTTCAGTATTGTTCAAGATTTAGCCATCATATTGCTAAGCTTGAGACCTTTGTAGATATTTGCCTTCATGTGTTGTTTATGGATAACAAGGGTTCTGGCTCTATTGATTTGATCTCTGTTCGTCTTCCTCAAGAGCTGGATTGTGAGAACGGTTTTCTGAATATTGATGCAGTCATGGATGGCAGGACAAAGTGTGGAAGTCGTGGTCTTGACATATCTAAGCTACAATACATGGAAAATATTCTTTTGGAAAACCTATTGAAAGGTGAATATCCACTCACAGCATTCACTTTGAGGGAGGTCTACAATGTATCTGCTGCTATTGTTAAGCTGCACGGCAACCTATCCTTTCCAAGCGATGTTTCTAGGCAGACATGCAGCCCTGTCCAACAGCTTTCACTGGGTACCATGCTTGGGACAGCTTTCTTCACTCTACAGAAAGTTGCAGACATGTCTAGCTGGCCTCATAAGTTCTGTCTTGTATGGATTGATGGGGTATTAAGATATCTTGAAGTTTTAGGGAGTGCCTGTACATTGCCTGAGCTCAACATCTCAATAGAATTGTATACTCAGATAGTAAATGCCCTATTGAGGGCTATTGGAAAATGCATCTTACTTCAAGGGAAGAGTGCAACTCTGCCTACTCATGAGGTTGGCTCAAGCACAAAAACACTTCAATTACAGAATGCATCTGGTTATGCCTTTCCTAGGGATCTCATTTATAGGCAGAATAGGTTAAATTCATTGAAATCAAGGCTTCGGATGTTACTTGGAAAATTTGTCAATATTGCATCAAACACACATCTAAATGCAACTCTACAAGTAATTGAAAGGGCATTGGTTGGAGTGAATCTGTATAGTCATTCAATATATGAAGTTTGTACTGGAAATCCTGATGGTGGGACAGTTTCTTCTGATGTTGCCGCTGGGATCGACTGTCTATATCTGGTTCTTGATTTTGTGCCAG GAAATAAGCGTGTTTTTAAGAGAACTGTCCCAGGCCTAGTTGGTGCTTTATTCAACATTGTACTACACCTTCAGAGTCCACTTATTTTCTACATTCAAAAGATGCCACCTCATTGTAGTGAGTTCCATCCAGATGCTGGAGCCGTTGTTCTAATGTGTGTGGAGGTTATCACGTCATTTGTTGGAAGGCATTCTTTTCAAATTGATGCATCTCATGTTTCCCAATGCCTGCATGTTCCTATGACACTTTTCAAAGGGTTCAAAGGACTTCTTGCTTGTCGTAGTATATCACGATCTTCAGCAAAGTATTGCACCGAAAGTGTAGAGCAACATGCAGATCATGATGAATATATACTCGATAGACAATTTTCAGTAGATATCTATGCTGCATGCTGCAAGTTATTGTGCACTACTCTTCGGCACCAACAACG TGAGATTGGCCGGTGTGTGCCACTCCTGCAGGATTCAGCAAGCATACTGCTCAGTTGTTTGGAGTCTACAGATTCTAAGATGGTTAACATGGCTGGGTGTTTTGCTTGGAACATGGAGGAGGCACTAAAATGTGCTTCATTTTTTAGAAGGATCTATGAAGAG ATGCGTCAGCAAAGGGAAATTATAGGAAAGCACGCCATGCATTTCCTTGCTGGTTATATTTCCATGTTTTCTGGGCAGGGTCCTTTTCAGACAGGGATAACACG CGAAATTGACGAGGCCTTGAGACCTGGTGTGTATTCCCTGATTGATATATGCGAGGAAAGTGATTTTCAACAGCTCCACACATACCTGGGTG AGGGCCCATGCCGAACCACACTAGCTGATCTGGTGCATGACTATAAATTACACTTCCAGTATCAGGGCAAGATCTAA